The following nucleotide sequence is from Salvia splendens isolate huo1 chromosome 2, SspV2, whole genome shotgun sequence.
CGGCGCCGGAGCAGCTAAACACTACAGAAATTCCTGCTTGGGGCTCTCGAAGTGTAGATTGCTTCGAGAAATTGGAGCAGATTGGCGAAGGAACTTATGGGTACATTAATTTCCTTAGATTTCCTTGCTATGGTGATATGTTCCTCGAGAAATTTCACTCCAAGTGGGAAAAACTAGTGTGAAGAATGGATTTTTTCAATGAGGCATGAATCTTTCATGTGATTCTCAAGACTGGGCTATCTATGctcaaattttcttaaatttgcTATATGATATTCAACTATTCACTGACGTGTCTTTAGACACTAATGTGGATGGGTGTCTTGTTTGGGGTGGACGATAATGGATATTTGTGACCTGTGTCTAAAGAGTTCATACTATTTGGGTACAAAATTATATGATCAGATGACCTAGTTTTAGGAGTTGGGTTGTTTCTCTTACTACCCAAGGTGGGAATTTGTACTTGCAGACAAGTTTACATGGCAAGAGAAATCAAAACAGGGGAAATTGTTGCTTTGAAGAAGATACGGATGGACAATGAAAGAGAAGGGGTATGCTTTCAGCTTGGTCTGTTGATGGTTTAGATTATTGGTTCTGTTTGAACTGATTCctgttattgttattattatgtcGGAGGATGACTCTGATCGTCTTTGCATCAAGTAGAGATCCCAGGATATAGTTATTAATTTCCGTACATATGCCTGCAGTTCCCCATAACAGCCATCCGTGagattaaaatattaaagaaactTCACCACGAGAATGTCATCAAGCTAAAAGAAATCGTCACCTCTACTGGTGATCTTatgtttttcctttccttttcctaGATTATATGTCAATAAATTCTCTATGCCCCATGTGTTTGGAGTTTTTATATCTTCCTTTCGTATTATGTATCCAGGTCCTGAGAAGGACGAGCCACCTGCACCAGGTAAACCTTCACAATTTTAACTGTATATGATGTATACTTCTTGTCAAACCTACGTAGACGATGTGAGGAGATACATGAAGTTTGTTCTGCTGCATCTTTCAAGGCTGATAGCTTGCATATTCACTCTTGATTCTCCAGATGGTAACAAATACAGAGGTGGGATTTATATGGTCTTTGAGTACATGGACCATGATTTAACTGGTCTTGCTGATCGTCCTGGAATGAGATTCTCAGTGCCGCAGATTAAGGTATTGGAATGGGTGTAATATAGTGGAAGAATATTTAGTTTATTGGCATTTCAGATACTTCTGGTGGACAAAGAAGAGTGACAATCAGATGAATGATTTTCATTTTCTCCCTCTTCTTTAGTGCTATATGAGACAGCTTTTGACAGGGCTGCACTACTGTCATGTAAATCAAGTGCTTCACCGTGATATTAAAGGTCTACATTTAAAATCAGTATTCAACTGAAGTTACTTTCTGTGTTTTATGctaattttgtgttttgtgttgcAGGTTCAAATCTTCTGATAGACAATGAAGGAAACTTGAAACTTGCAGACTTTGGTCTTGCCCGGTCATTTTCAAGTGATCATAATGCTAACCTTACAAATCGTGTGATTACTTTGTGGTATAGGTAAGATATGGCATCTATATGATCTAATATTATCAGCTAGTTTTTAAATACATGTCTGTATTTAATTGGCAATCTGCTCAATACTTTAGGCCCCCAGAGTTGCTGCTTGGCACCACAAAGTATGGCCCTGCTGTGGATATGTGGTCAGTGGGTTGCATATTTGCTGAGCTTCTTAATGGGAAACCAGTATTTCCCGGGAAAGATGAGGTAGTTTATGTTCACTATCATCTAAATACTGATGTCAATTTGAAAGGGGTTTGAAAAGTGGGATTTTGATCTGGATATCACAAATATGGCGTTTAATGTACGAATGATCATCCTCCTCGTGGAGAAAAGTTAGGAGCTGTTAGATAAATTGATATTTTACTAgacatttagttttttttatccttTTCTTTTACATCTTTGTTATATCTTCCTAATGTGCTTTTGTTTTCTTCTGTAGCCggaacaattaaataaaatattcgaCATCTGTGGCACTCCCAGCGAGGAAATCTGGCCTGGAGTCTCAAAGATTCCTTGGTATAACAATTTCAAACCAAGTAGAGTTATTAAAAGACGACTTAGAGAGCACTTCAGACAGTAAGTTATTGGCATTTGGCTCTTTTTATTTGCAACTTACCACTGTAAATGAACACATGAATGATGAATCTGTTGTTTCTAGCTTTGATCGGCATGCATTGGATTTATTGGACAAGATGTTGACTCTTGATCCATCTCAGGTATACCTGATTAAGTTCTTTATCCTCTACTTCTTGTCTCGTACCTCTTTTTCTCCCCTAAGAATAGAATACCTTACTTTTGTCAGTTTTGATTGATACCTGATCTTTCAGTAGCTTTACATATTCAGTCTGCTCATTTCATATACATTCTACTATAGGATTCTGATTTAGTCTAGCAATGCCGTTTTTACAAAGCAATTAAGGATTTCTCTTTACATTCATATTTTGACAGTTGTTCTTCCCCTTTATTCTTTTTGAATGAAGAGAATATCAGCGAAGGATGCTCTTGATGCTGAGTACTTCTGGACAGATCCGTTACCTTGTGATCCGAAAAGGTTTGATCTTCAAAACTTTTCCTTCTGGTGTTTATTTGTAGGCTTTACATCTTGAATTGTCTGTTCTCACATTTGTTCAAAATGTAAATCTGTCCATCAGTTTGCCCAAGTACGAATCTTCCCACGAgttccaaacaaagaaaaagcgCCAGCAACAGCGCCAGCATGAAGAAAACTCAAAGCGCCAGAAGCTACAACACAATCAGCAGCATTCGCGACTCCCACCAATTCAACAGTCTGGGCACGCGCATGCTCAGATGCGAGCAGGTCAAAATCCACCTGCGCATGGTGGACAGCCTCAGGTAGCCGGTGTACCTGGCCATCATTATGGTAAGCCACGACCTTCAGCTGGGCCAGGAAGATACCCACCGGGTGGAAATCCTTCTGGAAACTACAACCATCCCAATCGTGGTCAAGGTAGTGGAGGTTATGGCACGGGAGCCTATCCACCTCAAGGGCGCGCTCCCCCATATGGCTCTAGCGCCATGCCCGGTGCTGCCCCTCGAGGCCATAATTACCCCCATGGTGCTCCTCCATATGGAACTTCAGCTGCAGGGCGTGGCAGCTCGAACATCATGTCTGGGAATCGCAACCAGCAATACAATTGGCAGCAATAATGTATTGCATTTGCATGATGACCTTTGAGTGTGCTTTATGAGGTTGTATGATAGAGGACATGAATTGTAGAATTGTGGAGGAAATGAATGCATCTCTTCCGGGGTGTATGATTAAAACCTAATTACTACATACCAAGGTTGTATGATAGAGGACATGACTTGTATAATGGAGGAATGTATCTCTCTATTTTGTAAGGTGTTTAGGATTTGTGATATCGAAATTGTTCTTTACTTAAAATTCTCTTCTAAAGATGCGTTTGTTGTTATCTGCATTCAAGTTAAGATATCACAAAATGGACAACCTGCccctaaaaaatttaaattaagtaaataagtaaaaataaaatagagaactTCATGACAAAATGGATACATTATAATCCTAGTTTGAAAAGAATTAGGCCGGCATGCTACAACAAGAAATATAGCTCCAAGAAAGATTACATCATCAGACAAATAATTAATCCAGAGAAAAGACAATAGTAAAATTCAAGAAAGGTCCTaaagagatttttttttcatgagCTTTACGTGAGTGTTTGGTCAACTTTGGAGGGGAAACTTTATTTCTAAAAGATTACAAAGGTGTTTGGGACAGATGCACTTTTTAGTATTATACACTAAAGCACATATGTTTTGTCTAAACATTATAAAAATGTACAGAATAATTTGTTGCCTTGGAGAGCTATGGTTGTAACCATCTCTCTCTCCCCTCCAATATTACACAAAACGAAATATGATCAGCCTATGGGGCAAACCTCAAAGAATTACTACTTCGGTAGTAGTCTTGTTATCCAGTTGTCACACTCACAAACTCAAAAGAAGACCAACCACTTGCTTACGAAATGCCGCCCAATCATTACTCTATAAAAGTTCTCAGTCCTATTTTgacatcacacacacacacaggaGTAGCAAAGCAAAGCAATGCATAAGCTTATAGCACACCTCTTCTCCTTGCTCCTCTCCTCCACTCTTTGCAATGCCAATCAGCAGACTCATCTTTTGAGATCCACAAGACCACACAGTTTCTCTGTTTCCGATTCTTGGCTACAGCGCGAAAGAGATGCATTTGTTGCACCTCAAGATGGACTAATGCAAGCAGACAAGATCACTCAGCTGCCAGGGCAGCCTCATGGTGTGGATTTTGATCACTATGCAGGTTATGTTACAGTTGAGCCGCAGGCAGGAAGAGCgctgttttattattttgtcgAGTCTCCAACAAATTCTTCCACCAAACCTCTGGTCTTGTGGCTAAATGGAGGTAGAGAaagattcaaaattttcaagtcATATGTTAAATAGGACTAGAAAATGAAGCTAACGCGTTGCACCCTAGATATAGCTCATTAGAGCTTTCTTGCATTTGCTTCGATAACAAAATGAAATGTATTGACTCCTGCTTATAACTTAATCACTAGGCCCTGGATGTTCATCTTTTGGATATGGAGCCATGGAGGAATTGGGACCTTTCAGAGTGAGCAGCGACGGCACAACTCTATTCAGAAACAACTATGCATGGAACAATGGTGAGTGGCTGAGGTTTTTCAAACTCCCAAATTgcataaaattttaatgcaGACTTAGGAAACTTTTTGAAGCTGTGTTGTTATTTACATAATCAATATTTTGAAGTGATTATGAGTGGAATTTTGTAGTGGCGAATGTGATCTTCTTGGATTCGCCTGCTGGTGTTGGCTTCTCGTATTCAAACACAACTGCTGACTACAACAACACTGGTGACACGAGCACTGCCACAGATGCCTACACATTTATAGTGAACTGGCTCGAGAGGTTCCCTCAGTACAAAACCCGGGATTTCTACATCACCGGGGAGAGCTACGCCGGTCATTATGTGCCTCAGTTAGCAAACACTATATTGCTCAGAAACAACAACAGCAACATTCCAACTGTTATCAATCTAAAGGGTGTTGCTGTAAGTTCATATTGCTCAAGTTTTTATcttttaatttcaatatttatGTCAATCCTCCTCTCAATTCTTCAATCCTATCAGATTGGGAATGCATTGATAGATGATGCGAGCATGTCAGCAGGGTTCTATGATCATATCTGGACGCATGCCTTGATCTCAGATGAGATACACACAAAAATCTTCAATTCTTGTGATTTTGCAAATAATTTAGCTTCTGATCAGTGCTATGATTACGCGGAGAAGTCCTTTAAAGAGCTTGGGAACATTGACATCAACAACATCTATGCACCAATCTGTTTGCAACATGTGCTTAAGAAGGGCTCAAGAGATTCTTTAGTAAAGCCCTAGTACCAATTTATAAATGGTCTGAGTTTGTTTCCTGCTGCATATCTAAGGGAATACACTTTTCTATCTTTCAACAGGGCGAACAGGTTAACTACTTCGATCCCTGCTCGGATGTGTATGTTAAGTATTACTTGAATACTCCTCGAGTCCAAGATGCTCTCCATGTGAATCCCACAGCTTGGGACTTCTGCAGGTGACTAAACTTTTTCATGCTAAAAGGCAAAAGCAGATTATGTTGGATAATGTTGATGTTGTTGTGTGAAGCTTACTTGTTAGATTTGTGCAGAACCTTTGATAACTGGACAGACTGGGAAAGTAGTGTTTTGCCAACAATTGAGGATCTCATGGCAAGTGGGCTGAGGGTGTGGCTGTACAGGCAAGCATACATACATAAACTGTGGTTGAGTGTGTAGTGACAGACTTAGTTAGAAGAGATGGATTATTCTAACTAGAACACGCTGCATTGCAGTGGAGACATAGATGCGAATGTACCAGTTACAACCACAAGGTATGCAATTAACAGGCTAAAGCTTCCAATCGAGACTGCTTGGCGCCCGTGGTACTTTGAGAATGAGGTAAGAATCATACAGTTTTCTTGCAGTCCCAGATGACCTAGGTGTCGTTTAAAAATGCATATAAGAGGGCACAATGAGTAGTTCTTGATTGTTTTGAGCAAAGAATGTGCATAATTTCCTATTTAATCATCTAAGGTTGCATTACTGAAGTATATCTAAGAATTTGTGAAACTGTGACAGGTTGGAGGGTATGTGGTGGGATACAAAGGGCTGACATTAGCAACGGTGAGAGGAGCTGGTCATCAAGTCCCCAGCTACCAGCCTCAGAGGGCACTCCTCATGTTTACCTCCTTTCTTCAAGGAATTCTACCTCCATCTTCCTCATAATAGTGTATTGCAAACTCAAATGTAACATTACCACCGTTTAACAAATTCAAACCTTTTGTCAAAATTCAATTAGAAATACCAGATAACAACAATCTCATGTCACATTATCTGTAGATATATAACGCAGAATATCCTAAACAAAACTCCAAGTACAAGAAATGCAAAGGATAATCATTAGTTTCTCCTCCTCTTCTTTTGCCTATTATCCCTGTCGCTTTCACTCTCGCTCGACACTGAACTTGATGATCCCGATCCATCCAAATCAGAATCAGAACCAGAAAGTACCAGATTCAGAATCATTAGTTTCTCCTCTTCTTTCGCCGATCATCCCTATCGCTTTCACTCTCGCTTGACTCCGAACTTGATGATCCCGATCCATCCGAATCAGAACCAGAAGTATCAGATTCAGAATCAGACTCCGGTACAGCCTTTTGCTGTTGCATGATGAGCCGAGGCATGTTCTTGAGATATTCCCGCAGGTTTTCTGTGATTCCACCAAGCCCGATGGAAGTGAAGAAGTTAATAGCAAACCTAGTGTTTTTCGGATTGTCTTTGGGAAAAATGGACTCAAAAGAGTCTTGCATGCCAGGGTCGGTTAGGCGTTCATTTAGCAAGCGAATTCCCAAGTGTTCTGACAATTCCTGCAACATAAAACCCATAGAATTTGAGGTTTGGCATTTAGAGAAGAGGGCTaaaaaaataagcaaaaatCATGCAGAGCAGAAGTGCACGGACAGTTTATGT
It contains:
- the LOC121786908 gene encoding cyclin-dependent kinase C-2-like, with the protein product MAIAAPEQLNTTEIPAWGSRSVDCFEKLEQIGEGTYGQVYMAREIKTGEIVALKKIRMDNEREGFPITAIREIKILKKLHHENVIKLKEIVTSTGPEKDEPPAPDGNKYRGGIYMVFEYMDHDLTGLADRPGMRFSVPQIKCYMRQLLTGLHYCHVNQVLHRDIKGSNLLIDNEGNLKLADFGLARSFSSDHNANLTNRVITLWYRPPELLLGTTKYGPAVDMWSVGCIFAELLNGKPVFPGKDEPEQLNKIFDICGTPSEEIWPGVSKIPWYNNFKPSRVIKRRLREHFRHFDRHALDLLDKMLTLDPSQRISAKDALDAEYFWTDPLPCDPKSLPKYESSHEFQTKKKRQQQRQHEENSKRQKLQHNQQHSRLPPIQQSGHAHAQMRAGQNPPAHGGQPQVAGVPGHHYGKPRPSAGPGRYPPGGNPSGNYNHPNRGQGSGGYGTGAYPPQGRAPPYGSSAMPGAAPRGHNYPHGAPPYGTSAAGRGSSNIMSGNRNQQYNWQQ
- the LOC121786924 gene encoding serine carboxypeptidase 1-like, whose amino-acid sequence is MHKLIAHLFSLLLSSTLCNANQQTHLLRSTRPHSFSVSDSWLQRERDAFVAPQDGLMQADKITQLPGQPHGVDFDHYAGYVTVEPQAGRALFYYFVESPTNSSTKPLVLWLNGGPGCSSFGYGAMEELGPFRVSSDGTTLFRNNYAWNNVANVIFLDSPAGVGFSYSNTTADYNNTGDTSTATDAYTFIVNWLERFPQYKTRDFYITGESYAGHYVPQLANTILLRNNNSNIPTVINLKGVAIGNALIDDASMSAGFYDHIWTHALISDEIHTKIFNSCDFANNLASDQCYDYAEKSFKELGNIDINNIYAPICLQHVLKKGSRDSLGEQVNYFDPCSDVYVKYYLNTPRVQDALHVNPTAWDFCRTFDNWTDWESSVLPTIEDLMASGLRVWLYSGDIDANVPVTTTRYAINRLKLPIETAWRPWYFENEVGGYVVGYKGLTLATVRGAGHQVPSYQPQRALLMFTSFLQGILPPSSS